One genomic segment of Mesoterricola silvestris includes these proteins:
- a CDS encoding adenylate/guanylate cyclase domain-containing protein: protein MKIILLVEGARRTVELTEEGITVGRGDAATVKITSNAVSRVHARFFLKGGQVHVQDMKSMNGTTYRDAPVLEPTPLHPGDTILLGEVPIQWVREETAAAPQPAPPKAHTEARIALEDRAFDTSGSIMVPHATLEDLLARHQADKAPAEVEALFSRLASMAGKLLAAAGLAELLESVMSLVSAQIPCQRGFILLADPSGDLVPEFVWEERPGAITTPISRTIARTAMTAKVTILTTDARVDPRFSAGESIKIHGISSALCAPLIVDTQSLGVIYLESSLNKGGFKREDEHLLSAMANFAAVGIQRERETRFRQRLERYHSPQVVNEILHAAQNLDAPILQARRCEISVLFADISGFTRMSEGMEPLQLASILNRSFEVMTEQIFIRGGTLDKYIGDAIMAFFGAPAPDPDHAAHAVEAARAMQQGLKALNADRPAGYPELKMRIGINSGEAFAGDIGCEKRMDYTVMGSTVNLASRLESAVAGPGQIAIGPRTAEILQSKEFIPLQPVSLKNIELEVRPFLVPWE, encoded by the coding sequence ATGAAGATCATCCTGCTCGTCGAAGGGGCACGCCGGACGGTGGAACTCACGGAAGAAGGGATCACCGTGGGCCGGGGGGACGCGGCCACGGTGAAGATCACGTCCAATGCGGTCAGCCGTGTGCACGCTCGCTTTTTCCTGAAGGGCGGCCAGGTCCATGTGCAGGACATGAAGTCCATGAACGGCACCACCTACAGGGACGCCCCCGTGCTGGAGCCCACCCCCCTCCACCCCGGGGACACCATCCTCCTGGGGGAGGTGCCCATCCAGTGGGTGCGGGAGGAAACGGCCGCGGCCCCCCAGCCGGCGCCGCCCAAAGCCCACACCGAGGCCCGCATCGCCCTGGAGGACCGGGCCTTCGACACCTCCGGCAGCATCATGGTGCCCCACGCCACCCTGGAGGACCTGCTGGCCCGCCACCAAGCGGACAAAGCGCCGGCCGAGGTGGAGGCCCTGTTCTCCCGCCTGGCCTCCATGGCGGGCAAGCTCCTGGCGGCCGCGGGCCTGGCCGAGCTCCTGGAATCGGTCATGAGCCTCGTTTCGGCCCAGATCCCCTGCCAGCGGGGATTCATCCTCCTGGCGGACCCCTCGGGGGACCTGGTGCCCGAATTCGTGTGGGAGGAAAGGCCCGGCGCCATCACCACTCCCATCAGCCGGACCATTGCCCGCACGGCCATGACCGCCAAGGTCACGATCCTCACCACCGACGCCCGGGTGGACCCCCGGTTTTCCGCGGGGGAGAGCATCAAGATCCATGGCATCTCCTCGGCCCTGTGCGCCCCCCTCATCGTGGACACCCAGTCCCTGGGGGTGATCTACCTGGAATCCAGCCTCAACAAGGGCGGTTTCAAGCGGGAGGATGAGCACCTCCTGTCCGCCATGGCCAATTTCGCCGCCGTGGGCATCCAGCGGGAGCGGGAGACCCGGTTCCGCCAGCGCCTGGAGCGCTACCACAGCCCCCAGGTGGTCAACGAGATCCTCCACGCCGCCCAGAACCTGGACGCCCCCATCCTCCAGGCCCGCCGGTGCGAGATCTCGGTGCTCTTCGCGGACATCTCCGGGTTCACCCGCATGTCCGAAGGCATGGAGCCCCTGCAACTGGCCTCCATCCTCAACCGGTCCTTCGAGGTCATGACCGAGCAGATCTTCATCCGGGGGGGAACCCTGGACAAGTACATCGGCGACGCCATCATGGCCTTCTTCGGGGCCCCGGCGCCGGACCCGGACCACGCCGCCCACGCGGTGGAGGCCGCCCGGGCCATGCAGCAGGGCCTCAAGGCCCTGAACGCCGACCGGCCCGCGGGCTACCCGGAACTGAAAATGCGCATCGGGATCAACAGCGGCGAGGCCTTCGCCGGGGACATCGGCTGCGAGAAGCGCATGGACTACACCGTCATGGGCTCCACGGTGAACCTGGCCTCCCGCCTGGAAAGCGCCGTGGCGGGCCCCGGCCAGATCGCCATTGGCCCCAGGACGGCGGAAATACTACAATCAAAAGAGTTCATCCCGCTCCAGCCCGTCTCTCTCAAGAACATCGAACTGGAGGTGCGGCCCTTCCTGGTGCCCTGGGAATGA
- the rimO gene encoding 30S ribosomal protein S12 methylthiotransferase RimO, with the protein MAKVGFMSLGCPKNLVDSEVMLGHLRLKGFTITPDPAQAEILVVNTCGFIESAKKESIEAILQAASHKKTGACRKLVVAGCMVERYRDQLLADMPEIDACLGTRDIEHIAEVLGASDRLFEPERDPGYLYTEASPRLLTTPKASAYLKISEGCDHSCAFCIIPAIRGPQRSRSIDSVVAEARNLVAGGALEINLVGQDTTDFGRDLGDPDALEKLVRALGGVEGLRWFRIHYAYPNRLTDGLLHAIAETPNCAKYLDMPLQHGDAAVLKAMARGGGRKPFLKLLEKARRIVPDVFIRSNFIVGFPSEDEAAFGELRAFVEEARFEHVGVFTYSLEEGTPAFALGDPVPARTKNSRKRILMELQQKICRDRNRGLEGRVLDVLVEGTHEETDMVFKGRHMGQAPEVDGGVLIVGGDVVPGTIQPVRITKGHAYDLVGEVVEGGAEEAVRRYEESRRSRS; encoded by the coding sequence ATGGCCAAAGTCGGTTTCATGTCCCTGGGCTGCCCCAAGAATCTCGTGGACAGCGAGGTGATGCTCGGCCACCTGCGGCTGAAGGGGTTCACCATCACCCCGGACCCCGCCCAGGCGGAGATCCTGGTGGTCAATACCTGCGGCTTCATCGAATCCGCCAAGAAGGAGAGCATCGAGGCCATCCTCCAGGCCGCCTCCCACAAGAAGACGGGGGCCTGCCGCAAGCTGGTGGTGGCGGGGTGCATGGTGGAGCGCTACCGGGACCAGCTCCTGGCGGATATGCCCGAGATCGACGCCTGCCTGGGCACCCGGGACATCGAGCACATCGCCGAGGTGCTGGGCGCCTCGGACCGGCTCTTCGAGCCCGAGCGGGACCCCGGCTACCTCTACACCGAGGCCAGCCCGAGGCTCCTCACGACCCCCAAGGCCAGCGCCTACCTCAAGATCAGCGAGGGCTGCGACCACAGCTGCGCCTTCTGCATCATCCCGGCCATCCGGGGCCCCCAGCGGAGCCGGAGCATCGATTCCGTGGTGGCCGAGGCCCGGAACCTGGTGGCCGGGGGCGCCCTGGAGATCAACCTCGTGGGCCAGGACACCACCGACTTCGGCCGCGACCTGGGGGACCCGGACGCCCTGGAGAAGCTGGTGCGCGCCCTGGGCGGGGTGGAGGGCCTGCGGTGGTTCCGCATCCACTACGCCTACCCCAACCGCCTCACCGACGGCCTCCTCCATGCCATCGCGGAAACGCCCAACTGCGCCAAGTACCTGGACATGCCCCTCCAGCACGGGGACGCGGCGGTGCTCAAGGCCATGGCCCGGGGCGGGGGGCGCAAGCCCTTCCTCAAGCTCCTGGAAAAGGCACGGCGCATCGTCCCGGACGTCTTCATCCGGTCCAACTTCATCGTGGGCTTCCCCTCGGAGGACGAGGCGGCCTTCGGGGAGCTGCGGGCCTTCGTGGAGGAGGCCCGGTTCGAGCACGTGGGGGTCTTCACCTACTCCCTGGAGGAGGGGACGCCGGCCTTCGCCCTGGGGGACCCGGTTCCCGCCCGCACCAAGAACAGCCGCAAGCGCATCCTCATGGAGCTCCAGCAGAAGATCTGCCGGGACCGGAACCGGGGCCTGGAGGGACGGGTGCTGGACGTGCTGGTGGAGGGCACCCACGAGGAGACCGACATGGTCTTCAAGGGCCGGCACATGGGCCAGGCGCCGGAGGTTGACGGCGGGGTGCTCATCGTGGGCGGCGACGTGGTGCCGGGCACCATCCAGCCCGTGCGCATCACCAAGGGCCACGCCTACGACCTGGTGGGCGAGGTGGTGGAGGGCGGGGCGGAGGAGGCCGTGCGCCGCTACGAGGAATCCCGGCGGTCCCGTTCCTGA
- a CDS encoding OsmC family protein has translation MSEKFPVTVSWKGTTSDATYTRSSLLAKPGAPAPIPASSSVANGGEASRWNPEDLLAAAMAQCHMLTFLALATKVRLEVVAYEGAAEAAMETVDRITKVAAIALRPTITVAPGTSHDKVREMFEKAHKYCVIANSFNGEVTLEPSVVDA, from the coding sequence ATGTCCGAGAAATTCCCCGTCACCGTCAGCTGGAAGGGCACCACAAGCGACGCGACGTACACCCGCTCGTCCCTGCTCGCCAAGCCCGGGGCCCCCGCCCCCATCCCGGCCAGCAGCAGCGTGGCCAACGGCGGCGAGGCCTCCCGGTGGAATCCCGAGGACCTCCTGGCCGCCGCCATGGCCCAGTGCCACATGCTCACCTTCCTGGCCCTGGCCACCAAGGTGCGCCTGGAGGTGGTCGCCTACGAGGGCGCCGCCGAGGCCGCCATGGAGACCGTGGACCGGATCACGAAGGTGGCGGCCATCGCCCTGAGGCCCACCATCACCGTGGCCCCCGGCACCAGCCACGACAAGGTGCGGGAGATGTTCGAGAAGGCCCACAAGTACTGCGTCATCGCCAATTCCTTCAACGGCGAGGTCACCCTGGAGCCCAGCGTGGTGGACGCCTGA
- a CDS encoding phosphatidylglycerophosphatase A family protein — MGAPRWAWWVATGLGSGRLRPAPGTWGSLAGLAFWCLLTPGLAAAGSWVSEGLFLAAPAAMTWLAVAASDRVVAETGDKDPGYIVADEWAGLWIALWPVRWEIANGLHGGLPGGAWRLLPALAIPFLAFRLFDIWKPWPIRQIQVLPAGGGIVADDVVAGFFSIPPVVLLVPAATRILAGI, encoded by the coding sequence ATGGGGGCTCCGCGCTGGGCCTGGTGGGTGGCCACGGGGCTGGGTTCGGGCCGCCTGCGCCCGGCCCCCGGCACCTGGGGCTCCCTGGCGGGCCTGGCCTTCTGGTGCCTGCTCACGCCAGGGCTGGCGGCGGCGGGGTCCTGGGTTTCGGAAGGGCTCTTCCTGGCCGCCCCCGCGGCCATGACCTGGCTGGCCGTGGCCGCCTCCGACCGCGTGGTGGCCGAGACGGGCGACAAGGACCCCGGCTACATCGTCGCGGACGAGTGGGCCGGGCTCTGGATCGCGCTCTGGCCGGTGCGCTGGGAGATCGCCAACGGCCTGCATGGGGGCCTTCCGGGCGGAGCCTGGCGCCTGCTTCCGGCGCTGGCCATCCCCTTCCTGGCCTTCCGCCTCTTCGATATCTGGAAGCCCTGGCCCATCCGGCAGATCCAGGTGCTGCCCGCCGGAGGGGGGATCGTGGCGGACGACGTGGTGGCGGGCTTCTTCAGCATCCCGCCCGTGGTGCTCCTGGTGCCGGCCGCCACCCGGATCCTGGCGGGGATCTGA
- a CDS encoding DNA repair helicase XPB, producing the protein MIALRPDNPLIVQSDRTLLLEVAHPSFEEVRDELSRFAELVKSPEHIHTYRITPLSLWNASASGVTCEEMASTLNRWSKYPVPQNLLQEIQDHGTRYGKLRLVQKGDRLALEMDDRGLFYELENQRSLQEHLAEPYPDQRGIFLADGKRGEVKLQLIRLGHPVQDLAGFKPGDPLEFALRENLAGTGRPFGLRPYQQAAVDVFHAGGGPEGGAGVLVLPCGAGKTVIAIGCMARLQTRTLVLTTNVTAVKQWKQELLDKTSLREEDIGLYTGDTKEIRPVTIATYQILTYRKSKGAPFEHFKIFEAANWGLVIHDEVHMLPAPVFRAVAELQAKRRLGLTATLVREDGKEEDVFSLIGPKRVDVPWKTLEKSGFIATAHCLEIRVPLPSDERMDYAVADQRARFRIASENSLKLKVMDELLAGHPGDSVLVIGQYLEQLRIIGERLDAPVLTGQTPEREREELYRRFKAGELKVLIVSKVANFAIDLPDASVAIQVSGTFGSRQEEAQRLGRILRPKGDRNISFFYSLISRDTTEQEFARNRQLFLTEQGYRYLIESRHLDENGLSEPTVWRQMLDDAAPLQP; encoded by the coding sequence GTGATTGCCCTACGTCCGGACAACCCCTTGATCGTCCAGAGCGACAGGACCCTTCTCCTGGAGGTGGCCCATCCGTCCTTCGAGGAAGTGCGCGACGAGTTGAGCCGCTTCGCGGAACTGGTGAAATCCCCGGAGCACATCCACACGTACCGCATCACCCCCTTGTCCCTGTGGAACGCCTCGGCCTCGGGGGTCACCTGCGAGGAGATGGCCTCGACCCTCAACCGCTGGTCCAAGTACCCCGTGCCCCAGAACCTCCTCCAGGAGATCCAGGACCACGGCACCCGCTACGGGAAGCTGCGCCTGGTGCAGAAGGGCGACCGCCTGGCCCTGGAGATGGACGACCGGGGCCTCTTCTATGAGCTGGAGAACCAGCGCAGCCTCCAGGAGCATCTGGCCGAGCCCTACCCGGACCAGCGGGGCATCTTCCTGGCCGACGGCAAGCGGGGCGAAGTGAAGCTCCAGCTCATCCGCCTGGGCCACCCGGTGCAGGACCTGGCCGGCTTCAAGCCCGGGGACCCCCTGGAATTCGCCCTGCGGGAGAACCTGGCCGGCACCGGCAGGCCCTTCGGCCTGCGGCCATACCAGCAGGCCGCAGTGGACGTCTTCCACGCGGGCGGCGGCCCCGAGGGCGGCGCCGGGGTCCTTGTGCTCCCCTGCGGGGCGGGCAAGACGGTCATCGCCATCGGATGCATGGCCCGGCTCCAGACCCGCACCCTGGTGCTCACCACCAACGTCACCGCCGTCAAGCAGTGGAAGCAGGAGCTGCTGGACAAGACCTCCCTGCGGGAGGAGGACATCGGCCTCTACACGGGCGACACCAAGGAGATCCGCCCCGTCACCATCGCCACCTACCAGATCCTCACCTACCGCAAGAGCAAGGGCGCCCCCTTCGAGCACTTCAAGATCTTCGAGGCCGCCAACTGGGGCCTGGTGATCCACGACGAAGTGCACATGCTGCCCGCCCCGGTGTTCCGGGCCGTGGCCGAGCTCCAGGCCAAGCGCCGCCTGGGCCTCACCGCCACCCTGGTGCGGGAGGACGGCAAGGAGGAGGACGTCTTCTCCCTCATCGGCCCCAAGCGCGTGGACGTGCCCTGGAAGACCCTGGAGAAGAGCGGCTTCATCGCCACGGCCCACTGCCTGGAGATCCGGGTGCCCCTGCCCTCGGACGAGCGCATGGACTACGCCGTGGCCGACCAGCGGGCGCGCTTCCGCATCGCCTCGGAGAACAGCCTGAAGCTGAAGGTCATGGACGAGCTGCTGGCGGGTCATCCCGGCGACAGCGTGCTGGTCATCGGGCAGTACCTGGAGCAGCTGCGGATCATCGGCGAGCGCCTGGACGCGCCCGTGCTCACGGGCCAGACCCCCGAACGGGAGCGCGAGGAGCTGTACCGCCGGTTCAAGGCCGGGGAGCTGAAGGTGCTCATCGTGAGCAAGGTGGCCAATTTCGCCATCGACCTGCCGGATGCCAGCGTGGCCATCCAGGTGAGCGGCACCTTCGGATCCCGCCAGGAGGAGGCCCAGCGCCTGGGCCGGATCCTCCGTCCCAAGGGGGACCGCAACATCAGCTTCTTCTACTCCCTGATCTCCAGGGACACCACCGAGCAGGAATTCGCCCGGAACCGGCAGCTCTTCCTCACGGAACAGGGGTACCGGTACCTCATCGAGAGCCGGCACCTGGACGAGAACGGTCTGAGCGAACCCACGGTGTGGCGGCAGATGCTGGACGACGCCGCGCCCCTCCAGCCCTGA
- a CDS encoding helicase-associated domain-containing protein produces MAPSHYQLLCNCTDDQLRRICQRRKLPVPQYWQEGPEGRMRLLKTMVFHLEDNKQLTNTLLDLDGRKLTELKLLAEEGTQPDAAFQDELLALGLILPTGEGWAVPGRVADALADFDDAAFCFQGGPNVALIPAPPYGFALALTSVLLRCMGGIRVLKGGLPAKKELGQLLQKNALLKDERDATLIFGLLHRLGLLWTREGRVDTLLPAVLTHSPRWVPERAFAILLEHDLKLWNMPPAEDRTFLMQHLLERRGQVLAVKPFLAFLETLHPLDVGRTETVFLPFLGRMGLVNLDAEGAHVSLSPHGETLAQEYLLRDHRGTEGHWALFMADQPLVIQPTLEVLTPMVQNPHRLLRVAQMADVETLDAMVSLRVGSDTLIRALDMGLSLEEMNCLLGAPSAAVPQPLAQLLEDLARRLGEVEVQQGCRLVKARTEALADELMLRPELATLGLQRISGNVLEANGPGNAFALLKQAGFLPKPGRFLPVSIDGDEALYLWSLACLSFVDEQGMNHHLDPVRQIIHAALQKIQAEDPNLHQEIRRRVPMLHMGMGAQAAEETTRILEYAASYNLMVELTYLPLAAHRPQLRKVTPQGVDAEHLRGFCHLHQEVMSFRLSRIMGVRLLNERGWTPPMHPQAV; encoded by the coding sequence ATGGCCCCTTCCCATTACCAGCTTCTATGCAATTGCACCGACGACCAGCTGCGCAGGATCTGCCAGCGGCGGAAGCTTCCCGTCCCCCAGTACTGGCAGGAGGGGCCCGAGGGGCGCATGCGCCTTCTCAAGACCATGGTCTTCCATCTGGAGGACAACAAGCAGCTCACCAATACGCTCCTGGACCTGGACGGGCGCAAGCTGACGGAGCTCAAGCTGCTGGCCGAAGAGGGAACCCAGCCCGATGCGGCCTTCCAGGACGAATTGCTGGCCCTGGGCCTCATCCTCCCCACCGGCGAGGGCTGGGCGGTGCCTGGTCGAGTGGCTGACGCCCTGGCCGATTTCGACGACGCGGCCTTCTGCTTCCAGGGGGGACCGAACGTCGCCCTCATCCCCGCCCCGCCCTACGGCTTCGCCCTGGCCCTCACCTCCGTCCTGCTGCGCTGCATGGGCGGGATCCGGGTGCTGAAGGGCGGACTGCCCGCCAAGAAGGAACTGGGCCAGCTCCTCCAGAAGAACGCCCTGCTCAAGGACGAGCGGGACGCCACCCTGATTTTTGGCCTGCTGCACCGCCTGGGCCTCCTGTGGACCCGGGAAGGGCGGGTGGATACCCTCCTGCCCGCCGTCCTCACCCACTCCCCCCGGTGGGTGCCCGAGCGGGCCTTCGCCATCCTCCTGGAACACGACCTCAAGCTCTGGAACATGCCCCCCGCCGAGGACCGCACCTTCCTGATGCAGCACCTCCTGGAGCGCCGGGGCCAGGTGCTGGCCGTGAAGCCCTTCCTGGCCTTCCTCGAGACCCTGCACCCCCTGGACGTGGGCCGCACCGAAACCGTGTTCCTGCCCTTCCTGGGCCGCATGGGGCTGGTGAACCTGGACGCCGAGGGCGCCCACGTCTCCCTGTCCCCCCACGGGGAGACCCTGGCCCAGGAGTACCTCCTGCGGGACCACCGGGGCACCGAGGGCCACTGGGCCCTCTTCATGGCCGACCAGCCCCTGGTCATCCAGCCCACCCTGGAGGTGCTCACCCCCATGGTGCAGAACCCCCACCGCCTCCTGCGGGTGGCCCAGATGGCGGACGTGGAGACCCTGGACGCCATGGTGAGCCTGCGGGTGGGTTCCGACACCCTCATCCGGGCCCTGGACATGGGCCTCAGCCTGGAGGAGATGAACTGCCTCCTGGGCGCGCCCTCCGCCGCCGTCCCCCAGCCCCTGGCCCAGCTCCTGGAGGACCTGGCCCGGCGCCTGGGCGAAGTGGAAGTGCAGCAGGGCTGCCGCCTGGTGAAGGCCCGCACCGAGGCCCTGGCCGACGAGCTGATGCTCCGCCCCGAACTGGCCACCCTGGGCCTCCAGCGCATTTCCGGCAACGTCCTGGAAGCCAACGGCCCCGGAAACGCCTTCGCCCTGCTCAAGCAGGCCGGTTTCCTGCCGAAGCCCGGCCGCTTCCTCCCCGTGAGCATCGACGGGGACGAGGCCCTGTACCTGTGGTCGCTGGCCTGTCTTTCCTTCGTGGACGAGCAGGGCATGAACCATCACCTGGACCCCGTCCGCCAGATCATCCACGCCGCCCTCCAGAAGATCCAGGCCGAGGACCCCAACCTCCACCAGGAGATCCGCCGCCGGGTGCCCATGCTCCACATGGGCATGGGCGCCCAGGCTGCCGAGGAAACCACCCGCATCCTGGAGTACGCCGCCAGCTACAACCTCATGGTGGAACTCACGTACCTCCCCCTGGCCGCCCACCGCCCCCAGCTGCGCAAGGTCACCCCCCAGGGCGTGGACGCCGAGCACCTGCGCGGCTTCT